A single Streptomyces sp. Edi2 DNA region contains:
- a CDS encoding phospholipase C, phosphocholine-specific, which produces MASEISRRHLLGVGAAALGAATAGSLLPPSLQQALAAGAAGPARGGGGLADLRHVVVLMQENRSFDHYFGMLRGVRGYGDRNAVELPGGRSVFEQPGWLGIGTVLPFPVRGAAAAQRKDLQYIGALDHGWDGGSRAWNGGWMNNWVTAKFPATMAHYDRQDVPLHYELADTFTVCDAYHSSIHSSTSPNRNHLVSGWTGYEPDGKRAVGNDAYAEDTHTGYTWTTYAERLEKAGRSWRVYQEWDNFTDNNLEFYATFKAVAKQALVKADGAQHMTGYYGKLAGADEAGRRRLRGLLEEGVGCLGPAERSLFERALRRGEPGSTATAFAADVAAGALPEVSYLVPSAADSEHPGSSSPAQSATLVYKVLDALGRNPEVWRHTALFLTYDENDGFFDHVPPPVPPAGTDGEFWDGRPTGLGMRVPMLVISPWTVGGYACSQVFDHTSITRFLERWTGVEEPNISAWRRTVCGDLTAAFDFSRGRRQPPVPQPGAVPPFSGRWLPWPPVRQALPRQEGGSRPARALPYQPDADGGFDPGAAVFRMAVRNDGEASVHLALYPYAKEFAAPQHRDVRGKGRWEVPVKDGAYRFTVTGPNGFRREFAGTGRGAAAAVMIGTRTDAGRQELHLTLTNPGRTDLTFTLEPLAYAATAPRTVKVKAGRSRTVAHPAQDAHGWYDLGLSVAEDPAFHRRLMGHVENGKESVTG; this is translated from the coding sequence GTGGCATCGGAGATATCTCGCAGACACTTACTGGGAGTCGGGGCGGCGGCGCTGGGGGCCGCGACGGCCGGGTCGCTGCTGCCGCCGTCGTTGCAGCAGGCGCTGGCGGCCGGCGCGGCGGGGCCGGCGCGCGGCGGGGGCGGGCTCGCGGACCTCAGGCATGTGGTCGTGCTGATGCAGGAGAACCGCTCGTTCGACCACTACTTCGGGATGCTGCGCGGCGTACGCGGCTACGGCGACCGCAACGCCGTCGAACTGCCCGGCGGCCGGAGCGTCTTCGAGCAGCCGGGGTGGCTGGGCATCGGGACCGTGTTGCCGTTCCCGGTGCGCGGGGCGGCCGCCGCACAGCGCAAGGACCTGCAGTACATCGGCGCGCTCGACCACGGCTGGGACGGCGGGTCCAGGGCGTGGAACGGCGGCTGGATGAACAACTGGGTCACCGCCAAGTTCCCTGCCACGATGGCGCACTACGACCGGCAGGACGTCCCGCTGCACTACGAACTCGCGGACACCTTCACCGTCTGCGACGCCTACCACTCCTCGATCCACTCCTCCACCAGCCCCAACCGCAACCACCTCGTGAGCGGCTGGACCGGCTATGAGCCCGACGGCAAGCGGGCCGTGGGCAACGACGCCTACGCGGAGGACACCCACACCGGCTACACCTGGACCACCTATGCCGAGCGGCTGGAGAAGGCCGGCCGCAGCTGGCGGGTCTACCAGGAGTGGGACAACTTCACCGACAACAACCTGGAGTTCTATGCGACCTTCAAGGCGGTGGCGAAGCAGGCCCTGGTGAAGGCCGACGGAGCGCAGCACATGACCGGCTACTACGGGAAGCTGGCGGGCGCCGACGAGGCCGGGCGCCGGCGGCTGCGCGGGCTGCTGGAGGAGGGCGTGGGCTGCCTCGGCCCCGCCGAGCGCTCCCTGTTCGAGCGGGCGCTGCGCCGCGGTGAGCCGGGCAGCACGGCGACCGCGTTCGCCGCCGATGTGGCGGCCGGCGCACTGCCCGAGGTGTCATACCTCGTGCCGTCCGCCGCGGACTCCGAGCACCCCGGCTCGTCCTCGCCCGCCCAGAGCGCCACCCTCGTCTACAAGGTGCTGGACGCACTCGGCAGGAACCCGGAGGTCTGGCGGCACACCGCGCTCTTCCTGACGTACGACGAGAACGACGGGTTCTTCGATCATGTGCCGCCGCCGGTCCCGCCCGCCGGGACGGACGGGGAGTTCTGGGACGGCCGGCCGACCGGTCTGGGCATGCGGGTGCCGATGCTGGTCATCTCGCCGTGGACGGTCGGCGGCTACGCCTGCTCGCAGGTCTTCGACCACACCTCGATCACCCGGTTCCTGGAGCGCTGGACGGGTGTCGAGGAGCCGAACATCAGCGCCTGGCGGCGCACCGTGTGCGGCGATCTGACCGCCGCCTTCGACTTCTCCCGCGGGCGCCGGCAGCCGCCGGTGCCACAGCCCGGGGCGGTCCCGCCGTTCAGCGGGCGCTGGCTGCCCTGGCCGCCGGTCCGGCAGGCGCTGCCGCGGCAGGAGGGCGGCAGCCGTCCGGCCAGGGCGCTGCCGTACCAGCCGGATGCCGACGGCGGCTTCGACCCGGGCGCCGCGGTCTTCCGGATGGCCGTACGCAATGACGGAGAGGCTTCCGTACACCTGGCGCTCTACCCGTACGCGAAGGAGTTCGCCGCCCCGCAGCACCGGGACGTGCGGGGGAAGGGGAGGTGGGAGGTGCCGGTCAAGGACGGGGCGTACCGCTTCACGGTGACCGGGCCGAACGGCTTCCGGCGGGAGTTCGCCGGGACGGGGCGGGGCGCCGCCGCGGCCGTCATGATCGGGACGCGGACCGATGCCGGGCGGCAGGAGCTCCACCTGACCCTCACCAACCCCGGCCGCACCGACCTGACCTTCACCCTGGAGCCGCTGGCGTACGCGGCCACCGCGCCGCGCACGGTGAAGGTGAAGGCCGGCCGCAGCCGCACCGTCGCCCATCCGGCACAGGACGCACACGGCTGGTACGACCTCGGTCTCTCGGTCGCCGAGGACCCGGCCTTCCACCGCCGGCTGATGGGACACGTGGAGAACGGCAAGGAGTCGGTCACCGGCTGA
- a CDS encoding lasso RiPP family leader peptide-containing protein, with amino-acid sequence MNEHAEQAQAPTEYIPPMLVEVGEFTEDTLGNWHGTSPDWFFNYYW; translated from the coding sequence ATGAACGAGCACGCTGAGCAGGCGCAAGCCCCCACGGAGTACATCCCGCCGATGCTGGTCGAGGTCGGCGAATTCACCGAGGACACGCTGGGCAACTGGCACGGCACGTCGCCCGACTGGTTCTTCAACTACTACTGGTAA